From Passer domesticus isolate bPasDom1 chromosome 8, bPasDom1.hap1, whole genome shotgun sequence, a single genomic window includes:
- the LOC135305932 gene encoding serine/threonine-protein kinase pim-1-like, whose protein sequence is MFGPAQGLPSGNVGLEAGGAGKAQEALQERYWLGSLLGRGGFGSVWSGTRLSDGALVAIKRVPRNRIWRWSELPDGTSAPLEVVLLDKVSSGFSGVVQLLEWLELPSDIVMVLERPEQSQDLLHFIQARGFLREEVARQLFRQVLEAVRHCTSCGVLHRDIKPENILVDLATGQAKLIDFGCGTYLQETAYTHFAGTPSYSPPEWTRFGWYHGEPATIWSLGILLHEMVCGKM, encoded by the exons atGTTTGGTccggctcaggggctgccctcggggaacgtggggctcgaggCGGGGGGAGCGG ggaaggcgcaggaggccctgcaggagcggtactggctgggctcgctgctgggaCGTGGAGGATTCGGCAGTGTCTGGTCGGggacgcggctctcggacggcgccctg gtggccatcaaaagggtgccacggaacCGCATCTGGCGttggagcgagctg cccgacggcaccagcgcacccctggaggttgtgctgctggacaaggtgtccagtggCTTCTCCGGTGTGGTCCAACTGCTGGAatggcttgagctccccagcgacattgtgatggtgctggagcggccagagcagtctcaggacctcctgcatttcattcaagcacgggggttcctgcgTGAGGAGGTGGCACGgcagctgttccgccaggtgctggaggccgtgcggcactgcaccagctgcggggtcctgcaccgcgacatcaaaccagagaacatcctggttgacctggccaccgggcaggccaaattgattgactttggctgtggcacctacctgcaagagacagcctacactcactttgcag gaacaccatcatacagccccccggaatggacccgctttggctggtaccatggcgagccagctaccatctggtccctgggcatcctgctgcacgagatggtctgcgggaagatg
- the LOC135306058 gene encoding olfactory receptor 14J1-like produces MFNSSSISHFLLLALADTRQLQLLHFCLLLGISLAALLGNGLIISAVACGQHLHTPMFFFLLNLALSDLGSICTTVPKAMHNSLWDTTTISYTGCAAQVFLIIFFLGAEFFLLTIMCYDRYVSICKPLHYGTLLGSRACAHMAAAAWASAFLNALMHTANTFSLPLCHGNALGQFFCEIPPILKLSCSNTYLRESGLLVFSVSLVFGCFVFIVFSYVQIFRAVLRIPSEQGRHKAFSTCLPHLAVVSLFISTASFTYLKSPSISSPSLDLSVSVLYSMVPPALNPLIYSLRNQELKAALRKMMTVSFQKR; encoded by the coding sequence ATGttcaacagcagctccatcagccacttcctcctgctggcattggcagacacgcggcagctgcagctccttcacttctgcctcttgctgggcatctccctggctgccctcctgggcaacggcctcatcatcagcgccgtagcctgcggccagcacctgcacacgcccatgttcttcttcctgctcaacctggccctcagcgacctgggctccatctgcaccactgtccccaaagccatgcacaattccctctgggacaccaccaccatctcctacacaggatgtgctgcacaggttTTTCTGATTATCTTCTTCCTTGGAGCAGAGTttttcctcctgaccatcatgtgctacgaccgctacgtgtccatctgcaaacccctgcactatgggaccctcctgggcagcagagcttgtgcccacatggcagcagctgcctgggccagtgcctttctcaatgctctcatgcacacagccaatacattttccctgcccctgtgccatggcaatgccctgggccagttcttctgtgaaatcccccccatcctcaagctctcctgctcaaaTACCTACCTCAGGGAATCTGGGCTTCTTGTGTTTTCCGTCTCTTTAgtatttggctgttttgtgttcattgttttctcctatgtgcagatcttcagggctgtgctcaggattccctctgagcagggacggcacaaagccttttccacctgcctccctcacctggctgtggtctctctgtttatCAGCACTGCCTCATTCACCTACCTGAAGtccccctccatctcctccccatccctggatctgtcaGTGTCAGTCCTGTACTCgatggtgcctccagccctcaaccccctcatctacagcctgaggaaccaggagctcaaggctgcccTGAGGAAAATGATGACTGTATCTTTTCAGAAACGTTAA